In candidate division KSB1 bacterium, a single genomic region encodes these proteins:
- a CDS encoding glycosyltransferase, whose amino-acid sequence MKASVIIPSYDQKHVIFDALTSVMRQRTSFEYEVIVVESTGDDTADLIEERFPEIRVIRLPQRAFPGTARNQAIKVARGDYLAFTDTDCIVHPDWLEQLLMSHERGYPVIGGMVKNGTPGDILGTCDYLLEFSDLIKPKETLDNTHFGTCNLSFSRDVFSEHGLFIDQVKGSDSLYCRQIERKGLALFYQPEAVIWHKNRTNLKKIMRNQYELGYGAAINRHRYHLKGKVFVNVPWLIPFLPGVRILAIGKRLLKNNLMLFAQFCLLFPLILTALLVYTAGFIKGREFALRG is encoded by the coding sequence ATGAAAGCTTCGGTTATTATACCGTCCTATGATCAAAAACATGTCATATTTGACGCCCTGACCTCTGTCATGCGTCAGAGAACCTCGTTTGAATATGAAGTTATTGTAGTCGAGTCCACCGGAGATGATACGGCTGATTTGATAGAGGAGCGTTTCCCCGAGATCCGTGTGATTCGGCTGCCGCAGCGTGCCTTTCCCGGCACTGCCCGCAATCAAGCCATCAAGGTAGCCCGGGGTGACTATCTGGCGTTCACAGATACGGATTGTATTGTGCATCCGGATTGGCTGGAACAGTTGCTCATGAGCCATGAACGCGGTTATCCGGTGATCGGCGGCATGGTTAAAAACGGCACTCCCGGTGATATTCTGGGGACTTGCGATTATCTGCTCGAATTCAGTGATTTGATCAAACCCAAAGAGACCCTTGACAATACTCATTTTGGAACCTGTAATCTCTCATTCAGCCGGGATGTGTTCAGCGAGCACGGTTTGTTCATTGATCAGGTCAAGGGCAGTGACAGTTTATACTGCCGACAAATCGAGCGCAAGGGCCTTGCGCTCTTTTATCAACCGGAAGCTGTGATATGGCACAAAAACCGGACCAATCTGAAAAAAATTATGCGCAATCAGTATGAACTGGGTTACGGCGCTGCGATCAATCGACACCGCTATCATCTAAAGGGAAAAGTGTTTGTCAATGTCCCGTGGCTCATCCCATTTTTGCCCGGCGTTCGCATACTTGCGATCGGTAAACGACTTTTGAAAAATAATTTGATGTTATTCGCACAATTTTGTCTGTTGTTTCCGCTGATTCTGACAGCGCTGCTGGTGTACACAGCAGGTTTTATAAAAGGACGCGAGTTTGCATTACGAGGATAA
- a CDS encoding tetratricopeptide repeat protein — protein MIKFVTRHRFTLLVCCLFSGGFLYAQESGVVNAMIEEAGGDPSHLEQIINEHETLIEKYPDGAFVPTVMYQLAELYSERSRWLYEQEMQNYERKLEQYDRGERNTEPDMPVRRIEKTVYYCQTLLDSFPDIAFADRVMYTLGITFLQGGNPQKAQETFSQLVQQFKGSDLALEARFRIGEYYFNKRDFKNAIVHYKNLLQQWDNPYFDMALYKLGWSYYNLERYPDAISSFLTLIQDLEMLERVESQELNVPKTDLRSEAIYYIASAFTEYAEPSTAGNFLKSLKNRPFTQPILQTMAGLYEQRTFYLRAVQTYEIICDFYPYDPELSQIYAAIIQNYENAGDIQQANRVRRSAIDLFGPGGEWSSHYASDSLYEHGMAVARKHLVYLGTYYQSLASRTGEKQNYHSAIDLYTEYIDAFPDQANTDTLHYYLADCHYQLDDSEKAAEIYKTVVDLYPDSRFREEAAFNRILARVDALHQDEEQPPFITRIVNFLATPDTLSIRVSYESDAQLLQACNEFILLYPASDWVDQVYMKFGETLASLDQHLKAVQVYNQIIQEGSSPYLVTAYMNAGHAYFKAKEYNKAEKMFDKVSVSDSTDRARQASQMAASAKFKKADQLSRQGHYVQAGDLLLSIAETSNDSVFQERALYNAAVQYQNANRKSMAARLYERLQREHSSSSMADKALYQAAVLHEEQKDWILSASDLIRLVDRYPDSPFNAESLKKAGLHYENSGNLAAAQTVYQRYAETFPDRVESVEFLYKSGQMAYQRFQYPRARQLFQRVIAAYQNGRNADIYYVAASQFMLGEMLFEDYKKLNIEPPLKTNLERKTASFQHVLEAYTGAVQYQVAEWTTASLHRVGMAFEELVRAFEESPSPMHLDEEQQKLYRSRLRQSAFPYKEKALQAFQKNVSQAEANQINNIWVKRSRSRIKELTLEINSQSISSNDP, from the coding sequence ATGATCAAATTCGTGACCCGACATCGTTTCACCCTTTTAGTATGCTGTCTGTTCTCCGGCGGTTTTCTGTATGCTCAGGAGAGCGGGGTGGTCAATGCCATGATTGAGGAGGCGGGAGGTGATCCGAGTCATCTGGAGCAGATCATTAACGAACACGAAACGTTAATTGAAAAATATCCGGACGGGGCGTTCGTCCCGACCGTGATGTATCAACTGGCTGAACTGTATTCAGAACGCTCCAGGTGGCTGTACGAGCAGGAAATGCAAAATTATGAACGCAAACTTGAGCAATACGACCGTGGTGAGCGAAACACTGAACCAGATATGCCCGTCAGACGCATTGAAAAAACAGTCTACTATTGTCAGACTCTGTTGGACTCGTTTCCGGACATTGCGTTCGCCGACCGTGTTATGTATACACTCGGCATTACCTTTCTTCAGGGCGGCAACCCGCAAAAGGCGCAGGAGACGTTTTCACAGCTGGTGCAACAGTTTAAAGGATCCGATTTGGCGCTTGAAGCCCGGTTCCGGATCGGCGAGTATTATTTCAATAAACGTGATTTTAAAAATGCCATTGTGCATTATAAAAACCTGCTGCAGCAATGGGATAATCCGTATTTTGACATGGCCTTGTATAAATTGGGGTGGTCGTATTATAACCTGGAGCGTTATCCGGATGCCATCAGTTCATTTTTGACGCTCATTCAGGATCTGGAGATGCTGGAGCGGGTGGAATCTCAGGAATTAAACGTACCCAAGACAGATCTTCGTTCGGAAGCCATCTATTATATCGCCAGCGCGTTCACCGAGTACGCCGAGCCCTCCACAGCCGGAAACTTTTTAAAATCTTTAAAAAACCGGCCTTTTACACAGCCTATTCTACAAACCATGGCCGGTTTGTATGAACAGCGGACATTCTATCTGCGAGCGGTGCAAACCTATGAGATTATTTGTGATTTTTATCCTTATGATCCCGAGCTTTCGCAAATTTACGCCGCTATCATTCAGAATTATGAAAACGCCGGGGATATCCAACAGGCCAACCGAGTCCGCCGTTCTGCGATTGATCTTTTCGGCCCGGGCGGTGAATGGTCGAGCCATTATGCGTCGGATTCGCTGTATGAGCACGGAATGGCGGTGGCCCGAAAACACCTGGTGTATCTCGGCACCTACTACCAGTCTTTGGCCTCCCGAACCGGTGAAAAACAGAATTATCATTCAGCGATTGATCTGTACACCGAATATATCGATGCCTTTCCGGACCAGGCCAATACTGATACCCTGCATTATTATCTTGCAGACTGTCATTATCAGCTTGATGATTCTGAAAAAGCTGCGGAAATTTACAAGACGGTGGTTGACCTTTACCCGGATTCGCGCTTTCGCGAAGAAGCTGCGTTCAACCGCATTCTGGCGCGTGTAGACGCCCTGCATCAGGATGAAGAACAGCCGCCGTTCATCACACGAATCGTCAATTTTCTCGCCACACCGGACACCCTGTCCATACGGGTGTCGTATGAGTCCGATGCTCAGCTGCTTCAGGCCTGCAATGAATTTATTCTCCTGTATCCGGCCAGTGACTGGGTGGATCAGGTGTATATGAAATTCGGGGAAACTCTGGCGTCGCTCGACCAGCATTTAAAAGCAGTGCAGGTCTACAATCAAATCATACAGGAGGGCAGTTCACCGTATCTGGTGACCGCATATATGAACGCCGGACACGCTTATTTCAAGGCCAAAGAGTACAACAAGGCCGAAAAAATGTTTGATAAAGTATCGGTATCCGATTCCACGGACCGTGCCAGGCAGGCCTCTCAGATGGCGGCCTCGGCAAAATTTAAAAAAGCCGATCAGCTCAGCCGGCAGGGACATTATGTGCAGGCCGGTGATCTGCTTTTGTCCATTGCAGAAACCTCGAATGACAGTGTGTTTCAGGAACGTGCGCTTTACAATGCCGCCGTACAGTATCAGAATGCCAATCGAAAGAGCATGGCCGCCAGACTGTACGAACGCCTGCAGCGCGAGCATTCCTCCTCATCCATGGCGGACAAAGCGCTGTATCAGGCCGCTGTTCTGCATGAAGAACAAAAGGACTGGATATTGTCCGCATCCGATTTGATCCGGCTTGTGGACCGCTACCCCGATTCCCCGTTTAATGCGGAATCTTTGAAAAAAGCCGGTCTGCATTACGAAAATTCCGGAAATCTGGCTGCCGCTCAAACGGTGTATCAACGCTATGCGGAAACCTTTCCTGACCGGGTGGAGAGTGTAGAGTTTTTATACAAAAGCGGACAAATGGCGTACCAGCGGTTTCAATATCCCCGGGCGCGCCAATTGTTTCAACGGGTCATCGCGGCTTATCAAAACGGCCGGAATGCTGATATTTACTATGTGGCCGCATCTCAATTTATGCTTGGAGAGATGTTGTTTGAAGATTATAAAAAGCTCAATATAGAGCCCCCGTTAAAGACAAATCTTGAACGCAAAACCGCCAGTTTTCAGCATGTATTAGAGGCCTACACCGGAGCGGTACAATACCAGGTGGCGGAATGGACCACCGCTTCACTGCATCGGGTGGGTATGGCGTTTGAAGAACTGGTGCGGGCGTTCGAAGAATCACCGTCTCCCATGCATTTGGATGAGGAACAGCAGAAACTCTACCGGTCGAGGCTCCGGCAGTCGGCGTTTCCGTACAAGGAAAAAGCTCTGCAGGCGTTCCAAAAGAATGTGAGTCAAGCTGAAGCCAACCAGATCAACAATATCTGGGTCAAACGCAGCCGCAGCCGAATAAAAGAATTGACGCTTGAAATTAATTCACAATCTATATCCAGCAATGATCCCTGA
- a CDS encoding biopolymer transporter ExbD, which translates to MDIERDSTLKLATGTKRLGRGTFGLRLTSMIDMFTILLVFLLKSYSAEGQIMTITPDLRLPESTSQQAPTTMSVIAITQEWILVDGRPLQRLDAVLSGEELVLSSLQDELLRLREMTEGIGKMSANMQGFRGSIAIQGDRNITFDLLKRIMLTCGRVGYNNMHLAVLEKE; encoded by the coding sequence ATGGATATTGAAAGAGACAGCACATTAAAACTGGCCACAGGCACCAAACGCCTGGGCCGAGGCACGTTCGGGTTGCGATTGACGTCCATGATCGATATGTTTACGATCCTGTTGGTCTTTTTACTGAAAAGTTACAGCGCTGAAGGCCAGATCATGACCATCACGCCGGACCTGCGCCTGCCGGAATCGACATCTCAGCAGGCGCCCACCACCATGTCGGTCATCGCCATCACCCAGGAGTGGATTCTGGTTGATGGACGGCCGCTTCAAAGACTCGACGCCGTATTATCCGGTGAAGAGCTGGTGCTTTCGTCGCTGCAGGACGAACTGCTTCGTCTGCGCGAAATGACCGAAGGCATTGGTAAAATGTCTGCAAACATGCAGGGATTCCGCGGCTCGATAGCGATACAGGGTGACCGGAATATTACATTTGATCTGCTGAAACGTATCATGCTGACATGCGGACGCGTGGGATACAACAATATGCATCTTGCCGTCCTGGAAAAAGAATGA
- a CDS encoding AgmX/PglI C-terminal domain-containing protein, which translates to MAKPKHNHIKVVIQDSGGEVEHILRPNDALTVGRTPNNDVLVYDHRYPRSQSLIHLKKNQCHILLHPAMGGHLRYRESEISLQSLIIQDILPKEKGMYQLKVEPGHTGTLQVGDKQVHFQYASAPARTLFYHDFSWRSAARKALLSDGIFKLLLILFLAFEGWWVWHINHTELPPEEPPQSQQAQKRFARFMIREQQPEPETLASSQTGQQSSAAAEEQEAASGEQSEERRSGRQSESSAGSDQTVESAGLLGLIGGSGASHQSSQAVDFLIDKGVAENLDKVMQTQRLQTGKRIGSGSGDGTGSGGDMDALDELLAMGAAGDVDDIMSSNSDIESVELEKKGEINIQSPQSMRGSSQARADRSAQNVMSVINAQHGRIMYAYNKYLRQEPSLGGKISLDVTIEASGRVSQVQIAETSISNQSFITEVIGIIKRLRFKPITSGSVTVNLPFVFHRQS; encoded by the coding sequence ATGGCAAAACCGAAACACAATCATATCAAAGTTGTTATTCAGGACTCGGGAGGTGAGGTTGAACACATCCTGCGTCCGAACGATGCGTTGACGGTCGGCAGGACACCGAACAATGATGTGCTGGTGTACGATCATCGGTATCCGCGCTCGCAGTCTCTGATTCATCTGAAAAAAAATCAGTGCCATATCCTATTGCACCCGGCTATGGGCGGGCATTTGCGCTACCGGGAGTCCGAAATCTCGCTGCAAAGCCTGATTATCCAGGATATTCTGCCCAAAGAAAAGGGAATGTATCAGCTCAAAGTGGAACCCGGACATACCGGTACGCTGCAGGTGGGAGATAAACAGGTTCATTTTCAATATGCATCTGCGCCGGCCCGTACGCTTTTCTATCATGATTTTTCCTGGCGCTCGGCGGCGCGCAAAGCTCTGTTGAGCGATGGAATTTTTAAACTGTTGCTGATTCTCTTTCTGGCGTTCGAAGGCTGGTGGGTCTGGCATATCAATCATACGGAATTGCCGCCCGAAGAACCGCCGCAATCCCAACAGGCTCAAAAACGTTTTGCCCGCTTTATGATTCGTGAACAGCAGCCGGAACCGGAAACCCTTGCCAGCTCGCAAACCGGACAGCAGAGTTCCGCTGCAGCTGAGGAACAGGAAGCTGCCTCCGGAGAACAGTCCGAAGAACGGCGCTCCGGCAGACAATCAGAGTCATCCGCAGGATCCGATCAGACGGTGGAATCCGCCGGACTGCTGGGGCTCATCGGCGGTTCCGGCGCTTCCCATCAGTCCAGCCAGGCTGTAGATTTTTTAATTGATAAAGGGGTGGCTGAAAATCTGGATAAAGTCATGCAGACCCAGCGGCTGCAAACGGGCAAACGCATCGGCTCCGGTAGCGGAGACGGGACCGGAAGCGGCGGTGATATGGATGCACTTGATGAGCTGCTTGCCATGGGCGCTGCCGGTGATGTGGACGATATCATGTCATCCAATTCGGATATTGAAAGCGTAGAGCTGGAGAAAAAAGGAGAGATCAACATACAGTCTCCGCAGAGCATGCGCGGCTCTTCTCAGGCCAGAGCCGACCGCTCGGCACAAAACGTAATGTCTGTTATCAATGCCCAGCATGGCCGCATTATGTATGCGTACAACAAATACCTGCGGCAGGAGCCGTCGCTCGGCGGTAAAATCTCTCTGGATGTGACCATTGAGGCATCCGGACGGGTCAGTCAGGTACAGATTGCAGAAACGTCGATTTCCAATCAGTCTTTTATCACCGAAGTGATCGGCATTATTAAACGCCTGCGCTTCAAACCGATCACCAGCGGTTCGGTCACTGTGAATTTACCGTTTGTTTTTCATCGGCAAAGTTAA
- a CDS encoding MotA/TolQ/ExbB proton channel family protein codes for MQSIIRFFSQGGPVMFIILFALLLGLVIIIERLIVIRFKNRIDSDTFMNRVGELLKNGDVKGAIQYCNQSSAALPTIAKEGLMASHKSPKDIQNALEVAAMVEMPKLEKRTHYLAMIANVATLLGLLGTILGLINAFAAVAHADAADKAALLTAGISIAMNTTAFGIITAIPCLIGYTFILEKTNELIDEINEKVARLYAFLTSRNS; via the coding sequence TTGCAAAGCATAATCAGATTTTTTTCCCAGGGCGGTCCTGTCATGTTTATCATTCTGTTCGCCCTGCTTCTGGGATTGGTCATCATTATTGAACGGTTGATCGTAATCCGGTTCAAAAATCGAATTGATTCGGATACCTTTATGAACCGGGTGGGTGAGTTGTTGAAAAACGGCGATGTTAAAGGCGCTATCCAGTACTGCAATCAGTCTTCTGCGGCCCTTCCCACTATCGCCAAAGAAGGCCTGATGGCAAGCCACAAATCCCCGAAAGATATTCAAAACGCTCTGGAAGTCGCCGCCATGGTGGAAATGCCCAAATTGGAAAAACGCACGCATTATCTGGCCATGATTGCCAATGTCGCCACACTTTTGGGCCTACTTGGAACGATTCTGGGATTGATCAACGCCTTTGCCGCGGTTGCACATGCGGACGCAGCGGATAAAGCGGCGCTTCTGACCGCAGGCATTTCGATCGCCATGAACACCACGGCGTTCGGGATCATCACCGCCATTCCCTGTTTGATCGGATATACCTTTATCCTGGAAAAAACCAATGAATTAATTGACGAGATTAACGAAAAAGTTGCAAGATTGTACGCGTTCCTGACATCGAGGAATTCATGA
- a CDS encoding endonuclease/exonuclease/phosphatase family protein, producing MNKFKTIILSLIWLCILCLELIVWNVTIRSGLFSVNAVTDMGASLLSDVIWIPVALLLPFIAVGLISKQRPIPVKMLLYALAVCIALAGLLYLPTFFRYLFVLLILYFVILLYSAYRESLSVHHLFYTLVVLCLVYHYNTQLLPPVKPDAKAPQNLRVMSWNIGMDAERMESEQMVGFIRRENPDIICIQEFQTGQRRVFVDQLSDQYPYQKWSRRVSDYGGGAILSRLPFLHSELVSINSEYDPDSPITITHASVSWRDKQIDVYNCHLHHSANYLLEQFMGKRDFKLYNHDAQTGYMRHRDEARQLASRLFPVERPLIVTGDFNDTPNSWVYQLYSKYLKNSFASAGWGLGTTFAEYRITDKVPVPVKAEKINILRIDHIFYSHDFQAFETQVYNTVESGHKPQIVTLVPLF from the coding sequence GTGAATAAATTTAAAACGATAATCCTTTCTTTGATCTGGCTCTGTATCCTGTGTCTTGAACTGATTGTATGGAACGTAACCATACGTAGCGGGCTTTTTAGTGTCAATGCAGTGACGGATATGGGCGCCAGCTTGCTTTCCGATGTGATCTGGATTCCTGTGGCGCTGCTGCTTCCGTTCATTGCGGTTGGGCTGATCAGTAAACAGCGTCCGATCCCGGTCAAAATGCTTCTGTATGCGCTTGCTGTTTGCATTGCGCTGGCCGGCCTCTTGTACCTGCCGACATTTTTCAGATACCTGTTTGTTTTACTGATTTTATATTTCGTCATTCTCTTGTATTCTGCATACAGGGAAAGTCTATCCGTTCATCATTTATTTTATACGCTGGTGGTGCTGTGTTTGGTTTATCATTATAATACTCAGCTGCTTCCTCCTGTCAAACCGGATGCAAAAGCACCTCAGAATCTAAGAGTGATGAGCTGGAATATCGGTATGGATGCAGAGCGGATGGAATCCGAGCAAATGGTCGGGTTTATCAGGCGAGAAAATCCGGATATAATCTGCATCCAGGAATTTCAAACCGGGCAGCGTCGTGTATTCGTTGACCAATTATCCGATCAATATCCCTATCAGAAATGGTCAAGACGTGTGTCGGATTATGGTGGCGGCGCCATTTTGTCCCGTCTCCCGTTTCTTCATTCCGAGCTGGTGAGCATTAATTCAGAGTACGACCCGGACAGCCCGATCACCATTACGCATGCCTCGGTCAGCTGGCGTGACAAACAAATTGATGTGTATAATTGCCATTTACATCACAGTGCCAATTATCTCCTCGAACAGTTTATGGGCAAACGGGACTTTAAGTTGTATAATCATGACGCTCAAACCGGTTACATGCGTCACCGCGACGAGGCTCGTCAGCTGGCTTCCAGGTTATTTCCGGTGGAGCGGCCCTTAATTGTCACCGGGGATTTTAACGATACCCCCAACAGTTGGGTCTATCAATTGTATTCAAAATATTTAAAGAATAGTTTTGCGTCCGCCGGGTGGGGGTTGGGAACTACTTTTGCAGAATATCGTATAACCGACAAAGTGCCTGTACCCGTCAAAGCGGAAAAAATCAACATTTTGCGTATTGACCATATTTTTTATTCTCATGATTTTCAGGCTTTTGAAACGCAAGTATACAATACGGTTGAATCCGGGCATAAACCCCAAATTGTGACTCTGGTGCCTTTGTTTTAA
- a CDS encoding sigma-70 family RNA polymerase sigma factor, whose product MNESQRQKQAFEEIAFEHMDSLYSTALRYTHNTQEAEDLVQDTYLRAYRFFDKFEKGTNFKAWIFKILTNTFINRYRKKVRTPQQVQLEKVEYGLEDKNSDADEDVGEWDDFDKDKYKELFDDEITSALSQLSDDFRMVVLLADVEGFSYKEIAEIIDRPSGTVMSRLFRGRRMLQRILEKYAQREGYVKED is encoded by the coding sequence ATGAATGAAAGTCAAAGACAAAAACAGGCGTTCGAAGAGATTGCATTCGAACACATGGATTCTCTTTACAGCACCGCACTGCGGTATACGCATAATACCCAGGAAGCTGAAGACCTTGTACAGGATACATATCTTCGAGCCTATCGATTCTTTGACAAATTTGAAAAAGGCACCAATTTCAAAGCCTGGATATTCAAAATCCTGACGAATACATTTATCAACCGATACAGAAAAAAAGTCCGGACCCCGCAACAAGTCCAGCTGGAAAAAGTTGAATACGGACTGGAAGACAAAAACTCGGATGCCGATGAAGATGTCGGCGAGTGGGATGATTTTGACAAGGACAAGTATAAGGAACTGTTTGATGATGAGATTACGTCTGCCTTGTCACAGCTGTCGGATGATTTTCGTATGGTTGTATTGCTCGCGGATGTAGAAGGTTTTTCCTACAAGGAAATTGCTGAAATCATCGACCGGCCCAGCGGCACGGTCATGTCCCGGTTGTTCCGCGGCAGACGCATGTTACAGCGTATTTTGGAAAAATACGCACAGCGTGAAGGATATGTTAAAGAAGACTGA
- a CDS encoding biopolymer transporter ExbD yields the protein MNLKQTLNRKLRGHVRDADVNLTAVMNIFLILIPFLLLTATFVRIAVLELSLPNLDRSGEARATSRPAQPAVLNILLIHPDHLQIKSPDLKFDPIPQKNGSYVWSELRMQLDQVKEKYPDIDDFIISPEDNIEYHIIITVMDNCRQAGFPNISISG from the coding sequence ATGAATCTGAAACAGACCCTGAACCGTAAGCTGCGCGGACACGTTCGCGATGCGGATGTGAATTTGACGGCGGTGATGAACATTTTCCTCATTTTGATCCCGTTTCTGCTGCTGACAGCCACGTTCGTCCGGATTGCCGTGCTGGAACTGTCTCTTCCGAACCTGGATCGCTCCGGAGAGGCCCGGGCCACATCCAGGCCGGCTCAACCGGCTGTGCTCAATATTTTATTGATCCATCCGGATCATCTGCAGATAAAAAGCCCGGATTTAAAGTTTGATCCCATCCCCCAAAAAAATGGCAGCTATGTGTGGTCTGAACTCAGGATGCAGCTGGATCAGGTTAAGGAAAAATATCCGGATATTGATGACTTTATCATCTCTCCGGAAGACAACATCGAATATCATATAATTATTACTGTTATGGATAATTGTAGGCAAGCCGGATTTCCAAATATTTCCATTTCCGGTTAG
- a CDS encoding ferritin — MISKEMEKAINEQINKELYSSYLYLSMASFLEADGLDGMANFMKAQAQEEVEHAMKFYGYVNEQGGRVILDAIEKPKAEFKDVKEIFTLSFEHEKYVTGRIHSLIDLALKENDHATKTFLDWYVTEQVEEEATMNSILDKLDRIGTSGQGLLMLDAQLGQRRAPAGEGE; from the coding sequence ATGATCTCAAAAGAGATGGAAAAAGCAATAAACGAACAAATTAATAAAGAATTATATTCATCATATCTCTATTTATCCATGGCATCTTTTCTGGAAGCGGACGGTCTGGACGGCATGGCCAACTTTATGAAGGCCCAGGCTCAGGAAGAAGTTGAACATGCCATGAAATTTTACGGCTATGTCAATGAGCAGGGCGGCCGTGTTATCCTGGATGCCATCGAAAAACCAAAAGCCGAGTTCAAAGATGTCAAAGAGATATTTACGCTATCTTTTGAACATGAAAAATACGTCACCGGTCGAATCCATTCACTAATTGATCTGGCGCTGAAAGAGAACGACCACGCCACCAAGACGTTTCTCGACTGGTATGTCACTGAACAGGTTGAAGAAGAAGCGACGATGAACAGCATTCTGGACAAACTGGACCGTATCGGAACGTCCGGACAGGGCTTGTTGATGCTGGATGCACAATTGGGCCAGAGAAGAGCTCCCGCAGGCGAAGGAGAATAA
- a CDS encoding tetratricopeptide repeat protein: protein MKKRINIRVAVYCLVFLTGVVELQAQETQQAQVEKVSNKMFFQALQLYKEMKFWDCARELSILLDFNPGYSQMDHALLMLGNCLYEVNLHEGAERIYKFMLRKHVKSEYLPEAILGIERIHYDRGNYRSCIEYFKILRRSNPAQRILNYAGYYAGLAYYHLGDYPACNETLELANSTSPYYEHTLYTRGVSLLQMKNIEQALEILRVLSEMPPTDDERQSILDETHLTLGYVYYEMGYFKDALSHFRTVSPSSSKHPDALLAAGWTEANQKNWNKAASLLTLLYNNYENSPQTSECLFLLGRCYLKLGKYDNAVEIYEYLIEHHQDLQSSAHRDSLQKELLFEKQRIQKRKMELLSLESKLVKSIYNQSENSYSPFEQRKGNMTSTHFQLFRDIERERKEMNRLEQEIDQLKQQSRPVKSEHNWIAYAEYGITRAKFLKRQTLRHQQ, encoded by the coding sequence ATGAAAAAGAGAATAAACATTAGGGTTGCAGTGTATTGCCTGGTTTTCCTGACCGGCGTGGTTGAATTGCAGGCTCAGGAAACACAACAGGCTCAGGTGGAAAAAGTATCGAACAAGATGTTTTTTCAGGCCCTGCAGCTTTATAAAGAAATGAAATTCTGGGATTGCGCACGTGAACTTTCCATTCTACTCGATTTTAATCCGGGTTATTCACAGATGGATCATGCTCTGTTGATGCTGGGCAATTGTCTGTATGAAGTGAATCTGCATGAAGGCGCAGAACGGATTTACAAGTTTATGCTGCGAAAACATGTAAAAAGTGAGTATTTGCCGGAAGCCATTCTCGGTATCGAACGAATTCACTATGACCGGGGCAATTATCGTTCCTGTATCGAATATTTTAAAATTCTGCGTCGATCCAATCCGGCTCAACGCATACTCAATTACGCTGGTTATTATGCCGGTCTGGCCTATTATCATCTGGGAGATTATCCCGCCTGCAATGAAACGCTGGAGCTGGCGAATTCAACGAGCCCCTATTATGAACATACGCTTTATACCCGGGGCGTCTCTTTGCTGCAAATGAAAAATATCGAGCAAGCACTCGAAATATTGCGCGTCCTCTCGGAAATGCCACCCACTGATGACGAACGCCAGTCTATTCTGGATGAGACCCATCTTACCCTGGGTTATGTCTATTATGAAATGGGGTACTTTAAGGATGCTCTGTCTCATTTTCGGACGGTCAGTCCCAGTAGCAGCAAGCACCCTGATGCCCTGCTCGCGGCAGGATGGACAGAGGCCAATCAAAAAAACTGGAACAAAGCCGCTTCCCTGTTGACGCTCCTGTACAATAATTATGAAAACAGCCCTCAGACCAGCGAGTGCCTTTTTCTGCTGGGACGCTGTTATTTGAAACTGGGGAAATATGACAATGCCGTTGAAATCTATGAATATCTCATTGAACATCATCAGGACTTGCAGTCATCCGCGCACCGGGATTCCCTGCAGAAGGAGCTGCTGTTTGAGAAACAGCGGATCCAGAAACGCAAAATGGAGCTGCTGTCCCTGGAATCCAAGCTGGTCAAATCAATTTATAATCAGTCCGAAAATTCTTACAGTCCGTTTGAACAGCGGAAAGGCAACATGACCAGCACCCATTTTCAGTTGTTTCGCGATATTGAACGTGAGCGCAAGGAAATGAACCGCCTGGAGCAGGAAATCGATCAGCTAAAACAGCAAAGCCGACCGGTTAAGAGTGAACATAACTGGATTGCCTATGCAGAGTATGGTATCACCCGGGCCAAATTTCTGAAACGTCAAACATTACGGCACCAACAATAA